One Trichormus variabilis 0441 genomic window, GGACTGTTTCTGTTCGCTGGTGCAGGTACTACAGGACTTTTATTATTATTATTTGCTGCTGCTAGTTCCAGCAATACCAGCCCAGTAGTTAAAGATAAATCAGTAGTGGTTCTAGACTTGTCCATGAACATCACCGATAGAGAACCAAGTGCTGGCGAGGAACTACAAAATAGATTTTCCGGTGTAACACAAGAGCGGATGACACTTCGTAATGTTATCGATAGTTTAGAAAAAGCACAACGAGATAAACGCATCGTTGCTATTTACCTAGACGGTAGTCGTGGAGGAAATAATCTGGGTTTTGCATCGTTGAAAGAAATCCGCAAAGCTCTAGAAGAATTCCGTAAATCCGGGAAAAAGGTAATCGCCTATGGTGTGTCTTGGAACGAGCGGGAATATTACCTCAGTTCGGTAGCTGATACTATTGCACTTAACCCCTTGGGTGGACTAGAAATCAACGGTTTGAGTAGCCAACCAATGTTCGTCGCCGGAGCCTTGCAAAAGTATGGTATTGGCGTTCAGGTTGTAAGAGCCGGAAAATTTAAGGGAGCAGTTGAACCATTCGTGTTAAACAAACTAAGTCCCGAAAACCGCGAACAAACTCAAAAATTATTGGACGATGTTTGGGGTGAATGGCGTACCACCGTTGGCAATAGCCGTAAAATTAACCCACAAAAACTACAAGCGATCGCCGATAATCAATCATTATTGGAACCAACAGAAGCTAAAACTAACGGCTTAGTCGATCAGGTAGCGTACAACGATCAAGTAGTTGCTGACCTGAAGAAATTAACAGGTAGCGATAAAAAGGATAATACATTTACTCAAATTAGCCTGCGCCGATATGCTCAAGTACCCGGACAGTCTTTAGGTGTGGCAAGAAACTCTAAAAATAAGATTGCCGTAGTTTATGCCGAAGGCGATATTGTCGATGGTAAAGGCGATGATGGGCAAATAGGAGGCGATCGCTTTGCCCGCATCTTTAATAAAATTAGACAAGATGAAAATGTCAAAGCAGTCGTTTTACGCATCAATAGTCCTGGTGGTAGTGCTACAGCATCGGAGGTAATGCAGCGAGAAATACGCCTGACTCGTGAAAGTAAACCCGTTGTTGTATCTATGGGTGATTATGCCGCTTCTGGTGGTTACTGGATAGCCACCGACTCTAACCGAATTTTTGCCGAACCTAATACAATCACAGGTTCCATCGGTGTGTTTGGCGTGCTATTTAACGGGCAAAAGCTAGCAAACGATAATGGTATCACTTGGGATGCTGTCAAAACGGCACGTTATGCAGATTCTCAAACCGTCGCTCGTCCCAAATCACCCCAAGAGATAGCAATTTACCAGCGCAGTGTTGACC contains:
- the sppA gene encoding signal peptide peptidase SppA, which translates into the protein MSNFFKQTLASLLGTLLGLFLFAGAGTTGLLLLLFAAASSSNTSPVVKDKSVVVLDLSMNITDREPSAGEELQNRFSGVTQERMTLRNVIDSLEKAQRDKRIVAIYLDGSRGGNNLGFASLKEIRKALEEFRKSGKKVIAYGVSWNEREYYLSSVADTIALNPLGGLEINGLSSQPMFVAGALQKYGIGVQVVRAGKFKGAVEPFVLNKLSPENREQTQKLLDDVWGEWRTTVGNSRKINPQKLQAIADNQSLLEPTEAKTNGLVDQVAYNDQVVADLKKLTGSDKKDNTFTQISLRRYAQVPGQSLGVARNSKNKIAVVYAEGDIVDGKGDDGQIGGDRFARIFNKIRQDENVKAVVLRINSPGGSATASEVMQREIRLTRESKPVVVSMGDYAASGGYWIATDSNRIFAEPNTITGSIGVFGVLFNGQKLANDNGITWDAVKTARYADSQTVARPKSPQEIAIYQRSVDRIYNMFVNKVAQGRKLPTQKVAQIAQGRVWSGVTAKQIGLVDEIGGLNAAIEYAAKAAKLGKDWQLREYPRESSFEERFFGGVVEEISTTLGIEKLDVKPNDPLTVQIRKIQQEISVLQTMNDPQGVYARLPVNLKIE